A portion of the Nitrospira sp. genome contains these proteins:
- a CDS encoding tetratricopeptide repeat protein yields MNRQERRRDEKLHGKPSTQVAAESAFLRDAQVHHQAGRLDEAERGYRLLLERRPSNPDALHGLGLLLYRRGHLNEALSHLAEARAADARNPVYCFNHGVVLQRAGLLKEAVEAYGRAIQLNPRYIEPRTNLGNAYKDLRRLTEAQTTYEQVIQLNPEHAEAHNNLGVVLKEQGRLNEAAKAYRRAIALKPTHAEAHNNLGLVLLEQGQTDEAIGCFERALQAHPGYGTAQYNLGIAWIWREDMPRALRCFTETAQAKHAHVRPVTDTSVFRSRLKHDAEQVAYLFVRGLLGDEWRGYHDALTRLLARLDPAPGGMAGNRVPLSSADLQPIAPSFNRLLYVAPCDAIAEGALSPDLDVAAIEGRYLAAQPEVTYIDGLLSEEALQRLREFCWSSTIWKKDYENGYIGAFLGDGFASPLLLQIAEELRRRLPRIFGTHRLTQAWAFKHDSARRGLNIHADAAAVNVNFWITPDAANLNPESGGLVVWDKEAPRDWDFKTYNSDGARGRIYDWLKEQGAREITIPYRANRAVLFNSDLFHETDDIAFKEGFTNRRINVTLLYGHRHRP; encoded by the coding sequence ATGAATCGTCAGGAACGACGCCGCGACGAAAAGCTGCACGGTAAGCCGTCCACGCAAGTCGCTGCCGAGTCGGCCTTCTTGCGTGATGCGCAGGTGCATCACCAGGCCGGGCGGTTGGACGAAGCGGAACGCGGCTATCGCCTGCTGCTCGAACGGCGCCCGTCGAACCCCGATGCCCTCCACGGCCTAGGCCTCCTACTGTACCGGCGGGGCCACCTCAACGAAGCACTGTCGCACCTGGCAGAGGCCCGCGCGGCTGACGCCCGCAATCCGGTCTACTGTTTCAACCACGGCGTGGTTCTCCAACGAGCCGGCCTTTTAAAGGAGGCGGTGGAAGCCTACGGCCGGGCCATCCAACTCAATCCTCGATATATCGAACCTCGTACGAACCTCGGCAATGCCTACAAAGACCTCCGTCGACTTACCGAAGCGCAGACGACGTATGAACAGGTCATTCAGCTCAACCCCGAGCATGCCGAAGCCCACAACAATCTCGGCGTGGTGCTGAAGGAACAGGGTCGTCTGAACGAGGCAGCCAAGGCCTATCGAAGAGCTATTGCGCTGAAGCCGACTCACGCTGAAGCCCACAACAATTTGGGGCTGGTGCTGTTGGAGCAGGGACAGACCGATGAGGCCATCGGTTGTTTCGAACGGGCGTTGCAGGCTCATCCCGGCTACGGCACCGCGCAGTACAACCTGGGGATTGCCTGGATCTGGCGTGAAGACATGCCGCGCGCATTGCGCTGTTTCACGGAAACGGCTCAGGCGAAACATGCGCATGTGAGGCCGGTGACCGACACGTCGGTCTTCCGTTCCCGTCTCAAACACGATGCCGAGCAGGTGGCCTATCTGTTTGTGCGCGGCCTCTTGGGGGACGAATGGCGCGGGTACCATGACGCGCTCACTCGCCTGCTGGCTCGCCTTGATCCTGCGCCAGGCGGCATGGCTGGAAACCGGGTTCCGCTCTCCTCTGCCGATCTGCAGCCCATCGCCCCATCGTTCAATCGCCTGCTGTACGTTGCGCCCTGTGACGCGATCGCGGAGGGCGCCCTGTCGCCTGATCTGGATGTCGCCGCGATCGAGGGGCGCTATCTGGCGGCACAGCCGGAAGTGACCTATATCGATGGATTGTTGTCTGAGGAGGCGTTGCAGCGGCTGCGGGAGTTCTGCTGGTCGTCTACGATTTGGAAAAAGGACTATGAGAACGGGTATATCGGCGCCTTTCTCGGAGACGGGTTCGCCTCCCCCCTGCTTTTGCAAATTGCGGAGGAACTTCGCCGGCGCCTCCCGCGCATTTTCGGCACCCACCGACTCACGCAGGCCTGGGCGTTCAAGCACGATAGTGCCAGGCGTGGCCTGAATATCCATGCCGACGCGGCAGCCGTGAACGTCAATTTCTGGATCACCCCGGATGCGGCGAATCTCAATCCCGAGAGCGGAGGCCTGGTGGTGTGGGACAAGGAAGCGCCGAGGGATTGGGACTTCAAGACGTATAACAGTGACGGTGCGCGCGGGAGGATCTACGACTGGCTGAAGGAGCAGGGAGCCCGCGAGATCACGATCCCGTACCGGGCCAATCGGGCGGTGTTGTTCAACTCAGACCTGTTTCATGAAACCGACGACATCGCCTTCAAGGAAGGATTCACGAACCGGCGCATCAATGTCACGCTGCTGTACGGGCATCGGCATCGCCCCTGA